The DNA segment gagtgtcggtgtgagtgtgagtgtgagtgtgtgtgtgtgtgtgtgttgtgtcgtgAGTTGTGAGTGTGTTAGAGAGTGTGTTGTGCTGTGAGGGAGGTgtgttagagagtgtgtgtgtgtgtgtgtgtgtgtgttgtgtgtgtgtgtgtgtgtgtgtggtgtgtgtgtgtgtgtgtgtgtgtgtgttagcgtgagtgagtgagtgagtgagtgagtgtgtgtgtgtgtgtgtgtgtgtggtgtgcgtgtgagttgtgagtgtgagtgtgtgtgtgtgtgtgtgtgtgtgtgagtgtgagtgttagagagtgtgtgtgtgtacctctttCTCCAGTCTTAAAACAGTGCTGCTGAGCTCCAGAGCTTTCTTGGCTTTGGTTTCcttctccagctccagctcctccAGGTTTCTCTCGGCGAGCCACAGTTTTTCTGACACAGTCTGAGCGTGTTGAGCTTGTTTCTCCAGGGCTTCCTGAAGAAAACACACACGGAAGGTCAGCttgagaaaacattcaaaataaaagccaacaACAGTTACATACATTCATtttcacacagtaaataaagcccACATGAGCAGCTTTCAACAACTAGTTACTTGAtgtaaaatgatattattattagccctaattttacattttgcttaTTAAACGCCATTAGTTGTTGAAAAGCATTTAGCATTTTGTGGGGTTTATTTGCATGACAAAGGGTGCAGTGCATTACTAAAGcacaaaaacatagaaaaaaataatatatgaataataataataatcaaaatgatataataataaaaataaataataaaacaaatgatcttttgttttatgtttggtctatgatattattattaccCCTAATTTTAGATttagcataaaataataataaatataacaataataataataataatacacacaaaataatataataaaataaataaataaatataaaaaaacaaaaaaaaaaaaaaaaaataaaataattaaaaataaaaaatacatataaaataaatgtaagaataaaataaattgccaTTTGTTTTATGGTTATTTCATGATGTTATTATCACCtctaattttacctttttttgacATTACTGGTACATTTCTGAAAAGTATTTAGCATTTTATGgggtttataaaataaacaataaaatgtatacaaataataaataaagaaaattacaacaataaattaaataatataaaaaatatgaaaataaaataaataaattataaaacaatcaatatataatacgaaaaaaatgctaaaaatataaactataataataaaataaaataaaagtaaaataatgattatatatatatatattatatatatatatatatatatatatatatattatatatatataatatatatatatatatatatatatatattatttatttatttatttttttctttgaaagtatGGAGAAGCATGTTTATTTGTGATGCAAACACACTTTGCCGCACCTCAGTGTCCTGTATTTTGTTCTTGAGCGTCTGCTGCAGGAAGTTGAAGGCGTATTCCTGAGTGTTTGCCTCGACCATCACCTCCCGCGCCTCCTTCATCTctttctgcaaacacacacacacacacacaagcgtgtTAATGACCTGCGAGCTGACGGTGTGTGTCCTGCTGTGGTTCGTGGTGTTTGTACCTCTATCTTTTTGAAGCGCTCCTGCATGACGTTGTTGTTGCTCTCCAGCTCCACGATCTTCTCGCGCAGACGGTTCATCTCGCCCTGCATCTGAGTGTTCGTCCGCAGCAGATCTTCGTTGTTCACCAGCAGACCTCGCATCTCGAAGCGGATCTGGTTCCTCTCCTTCTCCACCACCACGATCCCCTCCTCCACAAAAAAGTTCCTCTTCTGCCTGTTCTGCAGCACATAAACAGACATATTAAACATAATCTGCATTCTGCGTGGATTCTGACTGTGCTCTGTGGCCTGAACATCAGTATATTCATAATCACATATTACCAATTGTGAATTGTGCATAACATGTGGATTAAAGTGTGATTTATGACTGCATTTGTGTGTTGCATACTGACCCTGCGACAGTCGTCCAGCTGTTTGGTCAGTTCCTGGATGAAATCCAGTTTGTTCGGCTGGTTGTTTCGTTGCATGAGTTGACTTGGAGTCGCTCAGGAGAGAAAAcatcagttttaataaaaatcatccTCTGGGACATAAAGGTGCAAACTGAATAAACAtctatgtattgttttattgcttttaattctttaataaatcagtacatttaatacatttattgtattgtttattagaaaacctataataaaataaaacaaatacaataaatgtagtgaattattgtatttattcattttgttttaatacatattacatttatatgcattatttattttgttttaatataaattgattgctttctttctttctgtattttattttaatacaaactgattactttatttattttaatattacatttatatttatgtatattgattgctttttaaatataaatctttattttaatatttatattacatttatatttacatatattattatttattttattttaatataatttttaatttattttatttattaattgaattttactttttattaatatttagaattttttattttttgtttatttttatttagattttctgttattttaataacatttttctcaaagttttagtaattttgattacagtaagtttgttttgttgactagtttttgttttcatatttataaagaatattcaatcctaaaaaatatatattttgcaaattttttttttatagttttagatttttaaatggatTGAGACAgaataagtttaaatttaaatatatatatatatatacacacacacacacacacatatatatataaattattattatttatttattttttttaatttcagttaacatacatataattttaatataaattgattGCTTATTTTGTTGATGAATATTTATTTCCTTACGTCTCGTCTGCGGGGCAGACTGTTGTATCCGGTGACTCGTGTGCGGTGGTTCACAGCTGGACTGCCAATAGGACTCACGCTTCTGTTCAGACCAAACATGTTCATCTCAGAGACGGTgggtgacatcacttcctgtgtctgACAGACCATTCAAAACACATTCATAACACTGCAATCTGAATTCATCTGAAGTCAAAGAAGCTGTAATAATTCTAAAAGAAGTAGACAGTCACTGTTGAAGAGactgcaggacacacacacatgttctGTCCACTAGAGGGACACACACTCACTATCATCTGTATAACAGGAGTTTATTCACCTTGAAGTCAGACATTCTGTTGATGGGATTGTAGTCCAGTGAGAGTGTCGAATACGGACTGTTGAAAACTCGGGGAGGACTTTCAAAGCCGCCCATCTGAAAGAACACAGAGACATTACTGTACTGTTAGAGCATGGCAGAAATAAGGCATTACAGTATGTTCCTTTATAAACTGACACCATAATATTTAGAATAGTAATACTAATAATtcctgtaaaaatgaaaaatagttgcctaaaataaaacaaaattctagATATAAATTATAGCTTTTGCTGTGACAAtacttcatatattttttaaaaatattatatataaattattatttagtgctcctgtagctcaagtgttAGGAGCATTGCATTATTtggggggttcgattccccgggaacacatgataggtttTTTCACTGTAAGGATCGCTTTggatccaatattttttttaaacacatgcaAACCACGCACttcaaaacttcattttaatttttttaaacacatgcaAACCAAGCACTGCATAACTGTTGTGGAAGAATTGACCAAATTATTGCAAAATGCATTAGTTTCTGTCACATtaatatcactgagatactattatagtttatttttcattttatagttCTCTACTCTGCTCTACTATACTATACCATACTATATCATACCATGCTACACCATACCATGCtataccataccataccataccataccataccataccGTACCATACTATATCATACCATGCTACACAATACATGCTATACAATACCATACCATACCAAACCATACCATGCTATACCAAACAATACTACATACCATAATACTATAAACCATGCTATACCATACCATACTACCATACCATACTATACCAACCACTATGCTATACCATAATACCATGCtataccataccataccatactatactatactatactataccaaacaatactatactatactatactatactatactatactatactatactataccatgctataccataccataccatgctatactatactatactataccataccatactatactatactatactatactatgctATCTATACCATTCATGCTATGCCATACCATAAACCATACATACTATACCATCCATGCGATTGTCATTGGCCCATACAATACCAGTACATGCAATACCATACCTATACCATACCATGCGATACTTACTATACTTACCATAGCTATACTATACCATGCTATGCTATAATATATAACGCAATCGACTGCCTACAATAACCGACTATAAACCACACTATACAAATAGATATCCCACACCCATATGATAACATACGATATGCTATGCCATGCCATGACAATCCAtttgatatatcgcccagccctatgctATGCCATGCCATGCCATGCCATGCCATGCCATGCCATACTATactatagtcaacatttgaagtaaatcaaaaaagttaatcaaagttgtcctaagacaagaacacattttggttttaggacaactttgatgaaagcttttgatccacttcaaatgttgactagtataCACTATACTATACTACACTATACTGTACtacactatactatactatattatgCTATGCTATACTATACCATAACATGCCACTCCtggtttccataaaaagtaaaaaaaattaattactcacTAAGGCAGTAATCAGATGTTTTTACTCACTCTGTCAGACATGCTGTCCCAGTCCCGGGATGAGAGCGACTCCATGGAGCCGCGGATCATTGAACTGACCCTCAGCAGATTCCCGTTGCTCCCACCGCCGTCCCCCACTGACCCATTGGAGCGGCTGGAGCCGTTGGAGCCCAGGTAGAGCTGGTACCTGGGGTTGGGTTGGATTTTGGGGGTGGTGGGCTCATCCTCGGACTGAGGGCCGCTGTGCTGCTTCTCGCTGTTTGGGTTGGAATGCTGggtaagaaagagagagacgtaAGAGccaattaaacattaaactttgAAAATCAAGCTCAGCGTCATGAATCAGAACACAAACGAGTGAGGACAGAGCTGCTGTTTCAATcataaatcaaaacacaaaacacagtgaTTATTACAGCAGATCAGACGCATGTTGTGTTACAAACACTGAgagacacaacaaacacacacatgaacttCTGAAGCACACACATTCACGCTATtacacaaccaaaaacaaacaaaacatgttcatttcttttgttttttcagctttaacaatatttgttataatttgatttttttttcttaatgtacaCTCTCCCttatgaaataaatcaataaaaaaacataaataaataaatacaaacatatacaaaaaCGTTAaccttaataaaattaaatataaaaaacaaacttattttatttcagctacttgcccaggcaacatttctcatttttatttagtttaacttgatgtactaaaataactaaaaactgatataaaacttaataacaataataataataataataaaaacacacaactaaattacttaaa comes from the Cyprinus carpio isolate SPL01 chromosome B21, ASM1834038v1, whole genome shotgun sequence genome and includes:
- the LOC109064854 gene encoding uncharacterized protein LOC109064854, with translation MPGMSAQDTSTGKERKDLVRVSKHNADTQKRSSKAQSLTLEDEDWIWTANKKTPLITGSNLTRSRSVKDLIYRFDEPPTPPPRLGSLKINRQNMSARDSGKMRHESRERRKNQNPVSSEPSELETQESSEQKRHGAEKKKSDDKQTSRRSKDKAAVSVSDPGLHSNPNSEKQHSGPQSEDEPTTPKIQPNPRYQLYLGSNGSSRSNGSVGDGGGSNGNLLRVSSMIRGSMESLSSRDWDSMSDRMGGFESPPRVFNSPYSTLSLDYNPINRMSDFKTQEVMSPTVSEMNMFGLNRSVSPIGSPAVNHRTRVTGYNSLPRRRDATPSQLMQRNNQPNKLDFIQELTKQLDDCRRRNQIRFEMRGLLVNNEDLLRTNTQMQGEMNRLREKIVELESNNNVMQERFKKIEKEMKEAREVMVEANTQEYAFNFLQQTLKNKIQDTEEALEKQAQHAQTVSEKLWLAERNLEELELEKETKAKKALELSSTVLRLEKEVHTHTL